CAGCGCCTCGTCCACCACGACCTGCCGCGCCAGCACGAGCCCGCGCGGCGGGACGCCGAAGACGACGAGGCCGCCGAGGTGGAGCACCGGGAGCGGGCCGGAGGCGGCGAGCGCGCGCAGGGCGTCGTCCGCGGATCCGCCGAGCGCCTCGGCCGCGAGCAGCGTCACGTGCGGCCGGTTCGTCTCGCCGGCATGGTCGGCGAGGCTCGGGACCCCGGCGTCGGCGAGGGCGCGCCACGACGCGCGGACCGCGGCGTCCGACGCCGCGTCCAGCGTGAGCTCGACGCTGCCGGCGCTC
This is a stretch of genomic DNA from Clavibacter zhangzhiyongii. It encodes these proteins:
- a CDS encoding 2'-5' RNA ligase family protein, whose product is MSAGSVELTLDAASDAAVRASWRALADAGVPSLADHAGETNRPHVTLLAAEALGGSADDALRALAASGPLPVLHLGGLVVFGVPPRGLVLARQVVVDEALLELHAGIHAAVDAAPHEPEQGAPEVVPHTRPGRWTPHVSLALRLTAEQLGAAVAALRRIDPLDAPAAGLRRWDPRDRTVTGLA